GAGGGCTGCCGGGAGATCGTCTCCGTCCATATCTTCCTGGTATCGATCAAGGGCTGCCATGAGGAAGGTACCTGAACCACACGCTGGATCGATCAGGCGTTCATACTGGACATTATCCCCGTATCCAGTAGATTCGACAATATAGTCACAAACAGAAGGTGGGGTGTAGAACTCACCGAGTGCACGTCGAGTCTTCGGATCGAAGTACTGCTGATAGAGTTCACCCAAAGGATCGCCTCGAATGCTTGAGAAGTCGAACCGAGCCATCGTAATTGTGAACTCAATAAGAGACTTCCCGAATTCGTCGTATTCAGCGGGCCAGTCCTCCTCGGCTATATCTCGGGCGGATAGCTCTTCAATCTCTTCCGCTGGTTGTGTCCACCAGTAATATATATCCTGTTCGAAGACGGACTCTACAAGCTCCTCACGCATCGTCCACATCAGACTTCGGCCTGTTTGGACGTGTGAAACCGGTTCAACCTGTCCGCGGAAATCTATCGTCTCGTCCTCAATATGCTCTGAGATGCTAACGTTCGGGAACTCGTAGTCTTCACAAGCCTTTGCCAACATGAGCCGGCCGAGCATCGACTGAACCGTCTCCACTGCGAACATCACTTTTTGCTTGTTCGACGCACTCCCGGCAATATCCCGCCACTCCTCGGGGAGATCGTACCAGCTCGGATCTGAGGCATAATACGACTGCCAGAACTGGTACGCATCTCTCGGGAACGTTCCGCCCTCGGCCGAGTATTCTTGCTCCAGATAGTAATCGAGAAGTTCGTAAGTCTGCTCAAGCATCTCGTAGAAGAGTGTGTTCTTCTCAAGACGGAACGTATCGAGAAACTCATTCCGCCCCACCGGTTCCCCTTCGACTAATTCACCAACGGAAACGGTATCAGCAGTGCTAAAGTAGGATTCGACATCGTCGACAGATTCAAACTCGTAGTCTGGCTTCTCTAACTGTTCCAACTCTGTTAGCTGTTCCTCTAAGAGTGAGTCAAGTTGGGCCCGATATTTACGCTCTCGCCTATTTCGGCCCACACGCTCGTAAAGAATGAGTTCCTCACCATTAGTGAGTATTCCGTACTTTGCACGGAGTGGAACTACATACTGTTCCCAAAGCTGGCCGGTATGGCTTGCAAGATCTTCGGATCGAGATGGCTTCTTGAACTCGACGACAAAAATGACGTTCCCGTATTTGTCCTTCGCAAAGTAATCGGGACGATCGCCTCCGACTATATGATTCTCGGAGCGTACGTCGATCGGGATTCCTTCGTATCCGAGCTCCTCAAAGAAATTGTAATCAGTAAAGACATCCGTTACTTCGCTCTCTTCGAGATCAGGACGTTCTTGAATTCTTCGATATATATTTTCAAGCAGTTCCTTCAATTGGGACATAGAAGGCGTCTCGGAGGATGTAGACTTTAATCCTCCCCCTCTAAGTTTACCCTACAGACTAGCTAATGAATACAAGAGGAGGCCAATAACTATGCATGTTGTAAATGTAGTTTCGTCGGGACAATTAGGCCGGGAACTGGATTTACCTGAACTTGCTTCTGCACTCTCCGATTTATCTGCAGACGCTGAATACCATCCAGAAACCTTCCCTGGATTGACAATTAGATTTGATTCGTCAAACTATATTATCGTCGTCTATTCATCAGGTTCCTATGTTATTATGGGTGCTAGTTCCGAGGAAGAGGTTACAAACGCATATGAACGATTCTTGAGAATTTTAGACAAATTAGACATTGAAACTAAACCTGAAGAACCAACGGTAGCAAATTTAATCTGCAAAGAAAACCTCGAAATAGAGATAGATTTAAATGCATTAGTTCTTAAGCTAGGTTTTGAAAATGCTGAATACGAACCTGAAACATCTCCATTTGTTTATTATTGGCCAGACGGCTTCGACTGTTTGATTACTATTCCATCAAATGGCGAAGTAATTGTGACTGGCGTGACGGATGAGAGTGTAGCAGAACGTGCTATCGATGAACTTCGTGGGTTGATCGACGATCCTTCCTTCTAGACGCTCCTTTTGCTATTCAAACAACAGATTATTCATATATTAGACAGTATCATATGATAATTAACATAATATAGATATTATCTCGATGCAGTGCCGATACATGTACTTTTGGAATGTTCTTCTCTATCCAAAGTTTAAAAGCAAGATGGCTATATTTTCCCACTGGGGAAGTGTAGTAAACATCACGTGCCTCTGACATCACTTGACTGATTCCCCTTCCCCATTTTAGCTGGATGGTTTGTGAGGAGCGCGTTCTCCATACGAAGTACCATGTCCACAGTTTGGGACACCGGAGTTTCCACAGTAGGGGGTGGAGTAGCCCCTCAAGTTCACCACGTTCGGGCGACACAAGGCGCTCGATCGGCCTCGAGGCTGGCGATCGTCGAGCCGAAGAGGCTCCAACGTGTTCCGGAAGCTGACTACTCCTTAATACATAAGCAGATTTAGTTATATCAGAAAAGTTATATGGCCCACCATCGACGAAGCTCGGGTAGTGATCGACTGGGTGCCTGGTGGGGAGAGGCGGAGCACCCTCACCTCCCACCTGTTACTTGATCGGGTTCGAGGGTAACGACGTCGGGGACAACGACGGAGCGCGCCGGTGCCGTTCGGTTTCGAGAGGACACAGTGTCGTTTTCACCAGTACTGGTTCCGCTTCGACGATGCTCCTTAGACTTCAACCTCACCCAGTAGCGTGGAACACCACTCCGTCTAGTGTAGAACCAACGTACCTATTCCTATCCATACTCCGTGGGAACCTTGCTTGTTCGGACAAGGCCCTGTTGGAGCAGTCAGTGATCATGTTTGGACACTACTCGTGCTAAGTTGTGTTGAACCCTACATATGTTATGTACAAGTATACAAAGCCGAGATCGAGGAGTAATTCGAGTTGGAATGGACTCGGTGGGGATCTGCAGGGGGACAGAGATCAAATCTGAGTCGGCCCACGTCGTCGCTGATCGATTCATGTGGGCTCCGAATGGGACGCATCATCTCGGTGCTCAAGAAGCTCTCACAGCCCGCTGTGTGGCTCCTGAGATTTCAGCTGTTGTCTGAACTGTGACGGCATCGATCTCAAAGAGATCGGTGTACTCACAGAGACGGCAACAGATGGCTCTCTAAGCGGTTCCAGGTGCGACGTAAGGGTTGGCCCATGGTTGCGTCACAACGAGCTGTGCGACGCTGTGAGGGCTGTCAGTTTGGACGTGAGTTCATCCGCACTGACTCCAGCCACAGTTCAAGCAAACGGGGCAGCCTCCGTCTCGACGAATTACTCCTTCGGTGCAATCTGGACAGTTGGACTGTTCTGCAATAGCCATGCGACTGTATAAGTAAACTGGTACGTCGGGGTTCGTTATCGAGTAAGTGATACGTTCCCCGGCGATCGGGAGCGAGAAGGGGCCCACTAGAGGGACGGACTCGAGGCCTTCACCCCATCCTCTGTGGCAACTCGAGTCTGGGACTAGCTGTGTACTCGATCGGAGGCCATCGCGTCGCCGATTCGGGATTCAGTCGGCGCGTGGAGGTACGGTTCGATCGCCGTGTACGAGCTCCAGCCCCCGATTGCCATCATCGTCCGGACGTCGACGGGATCTGGGCGTTCCACGAGGTGCCACGTCGCCCACGAACGGCGAAGATCGTGCGACGAGACATGTTCCCATCCATCCGACTCCGTCCGATCTGACACCGTCTCAGCTGCCTCTCGAACCCAGCGACGAACACTCGAGGCCGAGACGTCGACGATTGGTTCGTCGTCGGAGATCTCCCGCTCCCGAACGAACTTCGAAACGTTGCGTTCGACGTCGTCCGGCATCCACGCATCCCGCATCTTTGGTTCGCCACCGTCTGTGTTCTTCCCCTCGACACGGAACAGCCAGCAGCCTCCGTCCTCCGAGAAGCGGATGTCCCCTGGGGTGACACGGGGAACCTCGTCGGATCGGAGTCCGCACTCTGCCATCAGTTCGATCGCGACTTCCCGCTGCCAGTCAACCTCGCCGGCTGCTCGAGCGAGCTCGTCGCACTCGTCCCGCGACAGCCAGCAGCTGGTTCGTCCGGCACCGGACTCCTGCACTGACACCATACACAAGTT
The Halalkaliarchaeum desulfuricum DNA segment above includes these coding regions:
- a CDS encoding TATA-box-binding protein, producing MHVVNVVSSGQLGRELDLPELASALSDLSADAEYHPETFPGLTIRFDSSNYIIVVYSSGSYVIMGASSEEEVTNAYERFLRILDKLDIETKPEEPTVANLICKENLEIEIDLNALVLKLGFENAEYEPETSPFVYYWPDGFDCLITIPSNGEVIVTGVTDESVAERAIDELRGLIDDPSF
- a CDS encoding tyrosine-type recombinase/integrase, whose amino-acid sequence is MVSVQESGAGRTSCWLSRDECDELARAAGEVDWQREVAIELMAECGLRSDEVPRVTPGDIRFSEDGGCWLFRVEGKNTDGGEPKMRDAWMPDDVERNVSKFVREREISDDEPIVDVSASSVRRWVREAAETVSDRTESDGWEHVSSHDLRRSWATWHLVERPDPVDVRTMMAIGGWSSYTAIEPYLHAPTESRIGDAMASDRVHS